The Glycine soja cultivar W05 chromosome 8, ASM419377v2, whole genome shotgun sequence genome has a window encoding:
- the LOC114421104 gene encoding serine/threonine/tyrosine-protein kinase HT1-like, which yields MGKLSIKLHDKCKNRKESSSWPLTNCFHHGGGRDDAIGIAQECNVDFSNLFIGRKFSQGAHSQIYHGVYKKEHVAVKFVKVRDNDVKGIPKSLLEAQFLREVIHLPRLHHQNVVKFIGAYKDTDFYYILTEYQQKGSLRVYLNKVESKPISLKRVIAFALDIARGMEYIHAQGIIHRDLKPENVLVDGEIRLKIADFGIACEASKFDSLRGTYRWMAPEMIKGKRYGRKVDVYSFGLILWELLSGTVPFEGMNPIQVAVAVADRNSRPIIPSHCPHVLSDLIKQCWELKAEKRPEFWQIVRVLEQLDQGCSFLSSKKLK from the coding sequence atgggGAAGTTATCAATCAAATTGCACGATAAGTGCAAGAACCGCAAGGAATCATCATCATGGCCATTAACAAATTGTTTTCACCACGGTGGTGGAAGAGATGATGCAATTGGAATTGCACAAGAATGTAACGTTGATTTTTCTAATCTCTTCATTGGGCGCAAGTTTTCTCAAGGTGCACATAGTCAAATTTACCATGGTGTATACAAAAAGGAACATGTTGCTGTCAAATTCGTCAAGGTACGAGATAATGATGTAAAGGGAATCCCAAAATCCCTTTTGGAGGCTCAATTTTTAAGAGAAGTCATACATCTACCTCGTCTCCACCATCAAAATGTTGTAAAGTTCATAGGCGCATACAAAGACACTGATTTTTATTACATTCTCACGGAGTATCAACAAAAGGGGTCTTTGAGGGTGTATTTGAACAAGGTAGAGTCCAAGCCAATTTCTCTGAAGAGGGTGATAGCTTTTGCTTTGGATATTGCTCGTGGAATGGAGTATATACATGCACAAGGGATCATTCATAGAGACCTTAAACCAGAGAATGTCCTTGTTGATGGGGAAATTCGCCTCAAAATTGCTGATTTTGGCATTGCTTGTGAGGCTTCGAAGTTTGATTCGTTGAGGGGTACCTACCGTTGGATGGCTCCGGAGATGATCAAAGGAAAACGCTATGGGAGAAAGGTTGATGTGTACAGTTTTGGTCTTATTTTGTGGGAGTTGTTGAGTGGAACAGTGCCATTTGAGGGCATGAATCCAATCCAGGTTGCTGTTGCTGTGGCAGATAGGAATTCAAGGCCAATTATTCCTTCACATTGCCCACATGTTTTGAGTGATTTGATAAAGCAGTGTTGGGAATTGAAAGCTGAGAAGAGGCCTGAGTTCTGGCAGATTGTTCGAGTTTTGGAGCAATTAGATCAAGGTTGCAGTTTCTTGTCCTCCAAGAAACTCAAGTAA
- the LOC114423718 gene encoding thioredoxin-like protein Clot yields MTLKVLDATVSSFDGVFEKFRSEAPKNKANLILFLADKDPSTSLSWCPDCVRAEPVIYKKLEASSDEISLLRAYVGDRPTWRNPQHPWRVQPRFKLTGVPTLIRWENDTVKARLEDHEAHIENKIEALVADK; encoded by the exons atgacgTTGAAGGTGTTAGATGCCACAGTGTCGAGCTTTGATGGAGTGTTTGAGAAGTTCCGATCAGAGGCTCCAAAAAATAAGGCCAATCTCATCCTCTTCTTGGCTGACAAAGATCCTTCTACCTCTCTCAGCTGGTGCCCTg ATTGTGTGAGAGCTGAACCTGTGATCTACAAGAAGCTAGAGGCTTCATCTGATGAGATTTCACTTTTGAGGGCTTATGTTGGAGATAGACCAACATGGAGGAACCCCCAACATCCATGGAGGGTGCAACCTAGGTTCAAGCTCACTGGGGTGCCAACCTTGATCCGTTGGGAGAATGACACAGTCAAAGCTCGCTTGGAGGATCATGAAGCTcacattgaaaacaaaattgaagctCTTGTTGCTGACAAGTAG
- the LOC114422995 gene encoding sister chromatid cohesion 1 protein 3, with product MFYSQTFLARKGPLSTVWIAAHLQHRLKKSHYTATDIPSTVLRIMDPGVPIALRMSGHLLLGVVRIYSKKVEYLHQDCKDALTGLHKAFATLQFAQPEEARPAPFQSVTLPGTFDLDAQNIDDQIEYIRAEDLHMRNPEDITLTDLIPVTMDEYVAVSFDEDIIMDSSRTEVLPDSGGTVPMEDIIPQSPLSNAVGAEDHGPSVHSPSQAIQPEPFELLRRTANNDNIQVFQHSGGLCPSVHSPSQGTQVEVGRDANNDDNVENPQVFTNREDNDVAEPNGGLDQTTNEKDHVPGMMRDLNFRMSVPSPMNPLTPPTSQGGASDAQAHDEINVPDFVVRESPPIQQPQRRGRKRKQFFDEPIVLTNGFMRSALNNTRDILRKRRDVPSSSLGTWKLNNIRRKEHIFDQPLLTGIGKDLLDISKSEYVRSRSHLVIFEEDHADVRMGEETLSPTNEPPEESLAATNEPPEEPIAATNQPPEEPIAATDHPHEEPIAATDQTSEEAITATSPVTDMQVEHNRNVAVTPPATAQAPHEDDYTSPNRRDCFNMPSSHNISIASLNTNIASERMHTLDYAVSPGVHGLEAMQTPDSDTHDLMSSDKTDEFWFLKLDSTTPASSQGTSGSNKTLSERTKHAAQYFERLSSISPILEEPAGDLSLNKILKGKTKNIAARMFFEVLVLKTNGLLDVQQEEPYGDVSLKLVPML from the exons atgtTTTATTCTCAAACCTTTTTGGCGCGAAAGGGCCCACTCTCCACCGTGTGGATCGCCGCTCACCTCCAACACCGCCTCAAGAAATCGCACTACACCGCCACCGACATCCCCTCCACCGTCC TGCGAATCATGGACCCCGGTGTCCCCATCGCGCTGCGAATGTCGGGGCACCTTCTCCTCGGCGTCGTGAGGATATACTCCAAGAAAGTGGAATACCTTCACCAGGACTGCAAGGATGCACTCACCGGTCTCCACAAGGCGTTCGCCACGCTTCAGTTCGCCCAGCCGGAGGAGGCCAGGCCGGCACCGTTTCAATCGGTGACTCTCCCCGGAACGTTCGACCTCGATGCGCAAAACATAGACGACCAAATAGAGTACATCAG GGCTGAGGATCTTCACATGAGGAATCCAGAAGACATCACGCTGACAG ATCTAATTCCTGTCACAATGGATGAGTATGTAGCTGTATCTTTTGATGAG GATATAATAATGGATTCTTCGCGTACAGAAGTGCTGCCTGATTCTGGGGGGACTGTACCAATGGAGGA CATTATTCCCCAATCTCCATTGAGCAATGCGGTGGGTGCTGAAGATCATGGTCCAAGTGTTCACAGTCCTTCACAGGCAATCCAACCCGAGCCATTTGAGCTTCTTCGTCGCACTGCCAACAATGACAATATTCAAGTATTTCAGCATTCTGGTGGATTGTGTCCCAGTGTTCACAGTCCTTCACAGGGAACCCAAGTTGAGGTTGGTCGGGATGCCAACAATGATGATAATGTAGAAAACCCTCAGGTATTTACAAATCGTGAGGATAATGATGTTGCTGAACCAAACGGAGGTCTTGACCAAACTACGAATGAAAAGGATCATGTTCCTGGAATGATGCGTGATTTGAATTTTAGGATGTCTGTGCCATCTCCTATGAATCCACTAACTCCACCTACCTCTCAAGGAGGTGCCTCAGATGCACAAGCTCATGATG AGATTAATGTTCCCGATTTTGTGGTCCGTGAAAGTCCACCCATACAGCAGCCACAAcggagaggaagaaaaagaaaacaattctTTGATGAACCCATAGTGTTAACAAATGG ATTCATGAGGAGTGCACTTAATAACACTCGTGATATACTGCGGAAAAGAAGGGATGTTCCTTCATCTAGTTTGGGTAcctggaaattgaacaatattCGAAGAAAAGAACACATTTTTGACCAGCCCTTGTTAACTG GGATTGGCAAGGATCTTTTGGACATATCCAAAAGTGAATATGTACGTTCAAGATCTCATTTGGTCATCTTTGAGGAAGATCATGCAGATGTTAGGATGGGTGAAGAAACTCTTTCTCCAACTAACGAACCCCCTGAAGAATCATTAGCTGCTACTAATGAACCCCCTGAAGAGCCAATAGCTGCTACTAACCAACCCCCTGAAGAGCCAATAGCTGCTACTGACCATCCCCATGAAGAGCCAATAGCTGCTACTGACCAAACCTCTGAAGAGGCAATAACTGCTACTTCTCCTGTTACTGATATGCAAGTTGAACACAATCGAAATGTTGCTGTCACCCCCCCTGCCACCGCCCAAGCACCACATGAAGATGATTATACGAGCCCTAATAGAAGAGATTGCTTCAATATGCCTTCATCTCATAACATATCCATTGCTTCTTTGAATACAAATATTGCATCTGAGAGAATGCATACACTAGATTATGCAGTGTCACCTGGAGTTCATGGATTGGAGGCAATGCAAACACCAGATTCAGATACTCATGACTTGATGAGTTCTGATAAAACAGAT GAGTTTTGGTTTCTGAAATTGGACAGCACCACACCAGCCA GTTCACAAGGTACAAGTGGAAGTAACAAGACATTGTCTGAAAGGACCAA GCATGCAGCTCAATATTTTGAAAGACTTTCTTCAATCTCCCCAATTTTGGAGGAACCTGCTGGAGATCTCAGCTTAAACAAGATCTTGAAAgggaaaactaaaaatattgccGCTCGTATGTTCTTTGAAGTATTG GTTTTGAAGACTAATGGACTTCTTGATGTACAACAAGAAGAACCTTATGGTGATGTCAGCTTGAAGTTGGTCCCTATGCTTTGA